Proteins from one Patagioenas fasciata isolate bPatFas1 chromosome 6, bPatFas1.hap1, whole genome shotgun sequence genomic window:
- the COA7 gene encoding cytochrome c oxidase assembly factor 7 — MAAIINLEDEEEVRSYLENLHVEYSYQCFKEKDPDGCQRLADYLDAVKKDFVAAARVLRDNCEAHGHSESCYKLGAYQAIGKGGLDPDLKAAYKSFMKSCEKGGKKSVNACHNVGLLAHDGRVNDDKPDPVVARDHYTKACNGNFAPSCFNLSVIYLQGAPGVPKDMTRALEYSLKGCELGHVWACANASRMYKLGDGIEKNDAKAEDLKNRAKQLHKEQKEASSSITFGE, encoded by the exons ATGGCCGCGATCATCAACCTGGAGGACGAAGAGGAGGTGAGGAGCTACCTGGAGAACCTGCACGTGGAGTACAGCTACCAGTGCTTCAAGGAGAAGGACCCGGACG GCTGCCAGCGCCTCGCCGACTACCTGGACGCCGTGAAGAAGGACTTCGTGGCGGCGGCGCGGGTGCTGCGCGACAACTGCGAGGCGCACGGGCACAGCGAGAGCTGCTACAAGCTGGGGGCCTACCAGGCCATCGGGAAAG GAGGACTCGACCCAGATCTGAAAGCTGCTTACAAGTCTTTTATGAAGTCATGTGAGAAAGGCGGGAAGAAGTCAGTAAATGCATGTCATAACGTTGGGCTGTTGGCCCATGATGGGAGAGTAAATGATGATAAACCTGACCCTGTTGTCGCTAGAGACCATTACACAAAAGCCTGCAATGGCAATTTTGCTCCTAGCTGCTTCAACCTCAGTGTGATTTATCTTCAGGGGGCACCAGGGGTGCCTAAGGACATGACCCGTGCCTTGGAGTACTCGCTGAAAGGGTGTGAGCTGGGTCACGTGTGGGCTTGTGCCAACGCCAGCCGAATGTACAAACTGGGAGATGGCATTGAGAAGAATGATGCTAAGGCAGAGGATTTGAAAAACAGGGCAAAACAGCTGcacaaagaacagaaagaagCCTCAAGTTCTATAACGTTTGGGGAGTAA